The Euphorbia lathyris chromosome 8, ddEupLath1.1, whole genome shotgun sequence genome has a window encoding:
- the LOC136202595 gene encoding probable 1-deoxy-D-xylulose-5-phosphate synthase 2, chloroplastic, translating into MAASTLFKSSFTPPLHGFSHKPATHFVTVNRKFNGVVTAMDSNASPDDNSMVAKSTEKRSLNFSGNKPSTPLLDTINYPIHMKNLDVQDLENLADELREEIVYTVSKTGGHLSSSLGVAELSVALHHVFNTPEDKIIWDVGHQAYAHKILTGRRSKMHTIRQTFGLAGFPKRDESEHDAFGAGHSSTSISAGLGMAVGRDLIGNNNHVIAVIGDGAMTAGQAYEAMNNAGYLDSNLIIILNDNKQVSLPTATVDGPAPPVGALTKALTKLQSSRKVRQLREAAKGITKQIGGQTHEIASKVDTYVRGMASGSGASLFEELGLYYIGPVDGHSMEDLVTILQKVKSLPAPGPVLIHIITEKGKGYAPAEIAADKMHGVVKFDPLTGKQTKTKTPTKSYTQYFAESLIAEAQTDEKIVAVHAAMGGGTGLNLFQKQFPEKCFDVGIAEQHAVTFAAGLATEGLKPFCAIYSSFLQRGYDQVVHDVDLQKLPVRFAIDRAGMVGADGPTHCGAFDVTYMACLPNMVVMAPSDEAELMHMVATAAAIDDRPSCFRYPRGNGIGVPLPLNNKGTALEVGKGRILREGSRVAILGYGTIVQSCLEAGDVLNKMGISATIADARFCKPLDGELIKRLAQEHEILITVEEGSIGGFGSHVSHFLCLNGYLDGKLKWRPMMLPDRYIDHGSQTDQMEEAGLSSKHIAATVLSLIGGQKKDSLHLLNML; encoded by the exons ATGGCTGCCTCAACGCTTTTCAAATCAAGTTTCACTCCTCCCCTTCATGGCTTCTCTCATAAACCCGCTACTCATTTTGTAACTGTCAATCGGAAG TTCAATGGAGTTGTAACGGCAATGGATAGTAATGCTAGTCCTGATGATAATTCAATGGTTGCAAAAAGTACAGAGAAAAGATCTCTCAATTTTTCTGGAAACAAGCCTTCTACTCCTCTTCTTGATACTATTAACTACCCAATTCACATGAAAAATCTCGATGTCCAG GATCTAGAGAATTTGGCAGATGAACTACGAGAAGAAATAGTATACACAGTGTCGAAAACGGGAGGGCATTTGAGTTCAAGTTTAGGTGTTGCAGAGTTATCAGTTGCTCTTCACCATGTATTCAACACTCCTGAGGATAAAATCATTTGGGATGTCGGACATcag GCATATGCACACAAGATATTGACAGGAAGAAGATCAAAGATGCATACAATTCGACAAACATTCGGATTAGCAGGCTTTCCGAAGAGAGACGAAAGTGAGCATGATGCTTTCGGGGCAGGACATAGTTCAACAAGTATTTCAGCTGGTTTAGGAATGGCTGTTGGGAGAGATTTAATTGGGAATAACAATCATGTAATTGCTGTGATTGGAGATGGGGCTATGACTGCTGGACAAGCTTATGAAGCTATGAATAATGCTGGTTATCTTGATTCTAATCTTATCATCATTTTGAATGATAATAAACAAGTTTCATTGCCTACTGCTACTGTTGATGGTCCTGCTCCTCCTGTTGGTGCTCTTACCAAAGCCTTAACTAAATTGCAATCTAGCAGAAAGGTTCGACAACTCCGCGAAGCTGCCAAAGGAATCACTAAGCAAATTGGGGGTCAGACACATGAAATTGCTTCTAAAGTTGATACTTATGTGAGAGGAATGGCATCTGGAAGTGGTGCTTCTTTGTTTGAAGAATTGGGACTTTATTATATTGGTCCAGTAGATGGACATTCCATGGAAGATCTTGTTACAATACTTCAGAAGGTTAAATCACTACCAGCACCTGGACCTGTTCTTATTCATATCATTACTGAGAAAGGGAAAGGCTATGCTCCTGCTGAAATTGCTGCTGATAAGATGCATG GTGTGGTGAAATTCGATCCGTTGACAGGGAAGCAAACGAAGACGAAAACGCCTACTAAATCGTACACTCAATACTTCGCGGAGTCATTGATTGCAGAAGCACAAACAGATGAGAAAATAGTAGCAGTCCACGCAGCAATGGGAGGCGGAACTGGTCTTAATCTGTTCCAAAAACAGTTCCCGGAGAAATGTTTCGATGTGGGAATAGCAGAACAACATGCTGTTACCTTTGCTGCTGGTTTAGCAACAGAAGGCCTAAAGCCATTCTGTGCTATTTACTCTTCTTTCCTTCAAAGAGGATATGATCAAGTTGTTCATGATGTTGACCTCCAAAAACTTCCTGTTCGTTTCGCAATAGACAGAGCTGGAATGGTTGGTGCAGACGGTCCAACTCATTGCGGGGCATTCGATGTTACATACATGGCTTGTTTGCCAAACATGGTGGTTATGGCTCCGTCGGACGAAGCTGAGCTTATGCATATGGTTGCTACAGCTGCAGCTATCGATGACCGTCCGAGTTGCTTCAGGTATCCGAGAGGAAACGGAATCGGAGTCCCGCTTCCGCTGAATAACAAAGGAACAGCATTGGAAGTAGGAAAAGGAAGGATATTGAGAGAAGGAAGCAGAGTAGCAATACTTGGTTATGGGACAATAGTACAAAGCTGTTTAGAAGCAGGTGATGTTCTTAACAAAATGGGGATATCAGCAACAATAGCAGATGCTAGATTCTGCAAACCTCTTGATGGTGAATTGATAAAGAGATTAGCTCAAGAACATGAGATACTAATCACTGTTGAAGAAGGATCAATTGGTGGATTTGGGTCTCATGTTTCTCATTTCTTGTGCTTAAACGGATACTTAGATGGAAAGCTCAAG TGGAGACCAATGATGCTGCCAGATAGATACATAGACCATGGATCACAAACAGATCAGATGGAAGAAGCTGGATTGAGTTCTAAGCATATTGCCGCAACTGTTCTTTCACTAATTGGAGGACAAAAGAAAGACAGTCTTCATCTTCTTAACATGTTGTAA